The nucleotide window ACTGGGCGGCGACGATGAGAATGTACAGGATATCGTTATGAGTAACCAATCTTATGTGAGCTAATGGAGCGCAGTTTGAAGCGTACTACACATCCCTCCACGCCATAATATCCGTCTACAAGCTCTCCGGCCTCGATCTCGACGTGGAAGAAGAAGTCCCCCTCGCAACCATAACGCGTCTAATCTCCCGTCTACGAGCAGACTTTGGCCCGGACTTCATCATCACCCTCGCGCCCGTCGCTACAGCTCTCATCCCCGACCCGAACATTCCCGCCCACTTGCGCCCGCCCCGCCCAATGTTAGCCTCAGGCCCCAGCCCCAACCCGCTCCATCCCACACTCCCCCATCTCAGTGGCTTCAGCTACCCCGAGCTCGAATGCAGCGTCTACGGCCGGGAAATCTCCTGGTACAACACGCAATTCTACTGTGGATGGGGCGACGCCGGAACAACAATGTGGTACGACACCATCATCGCCGCAGGCTGGAAACCAGAAAAAGTCGTCATGGGCGTAGTTACCAACCCCGGCAACGGCGCCGGGCATATCCCCCTGGCTAAACTGAGCGAGAATTGCGCTAGGCTACGCGACAAGTACAAGGGCGTTGGCAACGGCTTCGGCGGCGTCATGGGATGGGAGTACTTCAACTGCGGGGATTACGAAGACGATCTCGTACATGTTTCTGAGCTTGAACTCAATACTGAGACTGTGCAGACGGGGTGGGTGGCGGCGCTGGGCAGGGTCTTGCGTAGTGAGGTACCGCCATCACTACCATCACCGCCAACGGAA belongs to Pyrenophora tritici-repentis strain M4 chromosome 10, whole genome shotgun sequence and includes:
- a CDS encoding glycoside hydrolase family 18 protein yields the protein MTSSAPKLLPPTTGPRLIVYHQTFHDSDGNYHSLLPLLTNNTGITHVIVAAIHLNDGPGNITLNDHRPDDARYTQLWGEVEWLQGSGVKVLGMLGGAAKGSFERLGGDDENFEAYYTSLHAIISVYKLSGLDLDVEEEVPLATITRLISRLRADFGPDFIITLAPVATALIPDPNIPAHLRPPRPMLASGPSPNPLHPTLPHLSGFSYPELECSVYGREISWYNTQFYCGWGDAGTTMWYDTIIAAGWKPEKVVMGVVTNPGNGAGHIPLAKLSENCARLRDKYKGVGNGFGGVMGWEYFNCGDYEDDLVHVSELELNTETVQTGWVAALGRVLRSEVPPSLPSPPTEQQRPLQAVTADQIRNMVTNLPPARAPWPDEEVQKLVVLGV